Part of the Herpetosiphonaceae bacterium genome is shown below.
TAGAAGACCGCGCCCAGCGTGGTGATGATGCCGATCAAGAAACCGGCCAGCACCGCGCCGAAGATCGAGCCTAGCCCGCCGATCACCACGACCGCAAAGACGACGATGATCAGATCGGAGCCCATCAGCGGCGATACGTTGCGCATCGGCGCGGCCAGCACGCCTGCCAGCGCGGCCAGCGCGATCCCGAAGCCGAAGACGGGTGTTACCCAGCGATCCACATTGATGCCGAGCGCGCGCGTCAGATCGGGCTTTTCGGTGGCGGCGCGCACAATCATACCAACCCGCGTGCGCGTGATCACATACCAGACCACCACGCAGATCGCGATGGCAAATACGATCGTGAACAGGCGATAGGTGGGGTAGGCGAAGAGGCCAAGGTTCACCGCCCCTTTGAGCGCGTCGGGCGTGCCGTAGGGCTGGCCCTGCACCCCGTAGCGCAGCCGCATCGCGTCTTGCAGCATCAGCGTCAGACCAAAGGCCAGCAGAAAATTATAGAGCGGGTCCAGCCGGTACAGCCGCCGAAACAGCAGCCGCTCCAGAATCATGCCCAGGATTCCCACGCCGAGCGGAGCCAGCAGCAGCGCCCACCAGAACCCGATCGCGGCCTCTTGCAGCAGAAAGTACGCGCCGAACGCGCCCAGCATGTAGAAGGCACCGTGCGCGAAGTTGACCACTCCCAGCATACCGAAGATCACCGCCAGACCCAGCGAGAGCAGCGCGTAGAAGCTGCCAGTCACCAGCCCGTTGA
Proteins encoded:
- a CDS encoding branched-chain amino acid ABC transporter permease gives rise to the protein MSYFFQQTFNGLVTGSFYALLSLGLAVIFGMLGVVNFAHGAFYMLGAFGAYFLLQEAAIGFWWALLLAPLGVGILGMILERLLFRRLYRLDPLYNFLLAFGLTLMLQDAMRLRYGVQGQPYGTPDALKGAVNLGLFAYPTYRLFTIVFAIAICVVVWYVITRTRVGMIVRAATEKPDLTRALGINVDRWVTPVFGFGIALAALAGVLAAPMRNVSPLMGSDLIIVVFAVVVIGGLGSIFGAVLAGFLIGIITTLGAVFYPSLANTLVFILMAVVLLWRPAGLFGNPEGT